The Mycolicibacterium smegmatis genome has a window encoding:
- a CDS encoding acyl-CoA carboxylase subunit beta, whose protein sequence is MTALHSTIDATSPGFNEAAAVMTAKLSELDAEHAKALGGGGPKYVDRHHARGKLTARERVELLLDPDSPFLELSPLAAWGTDFAVGASVVTGIGAVEGVECLIVANDPTVKGGTSNPWTLKKILRANQIALQNRLPVISLVESGGADLPTQKEIFIPGGQMFRDLTRLSAAGIPTIALVFGNSTAGGAYVPGMSDHVVMIRERSKVFLAGPPLVKMATGEESDDESLGGAEMHARTSGLADYFALDEPDAIRIGRRIVARLNWRKQGPAPAEVVEPRYNAEELIGIVPADLRVPFDPRDVIARIVDDSDFDEFKPLYGSSLVTGWARLWGYPVGILANARGVLFSEESQKATQFIQLANRADTPLLFLHNTTGYMVGKQYEEGGMVKHGSMMINAVSNSTVPHISLLIGASYGAGHYGMCGRAYDPRFLFAWPSAKSAVMGGTQLAGVLSIVSRAAAEARGQTVDEDADAALRAAVEAQIEAESLPMFLSGRLYDDGVIDPRDTRTVLGMCLSAIANAPVEGTSNFGVFRM, encoded by the coding sequence ATGACTGCCCTGCACTCCACGATCGATGCCACCTCCCCCGGCTTCAACGAGGCCGCCGCGGTGATGACGGCCAAGCTCTCCGAACTCGATGCCGAACACGCCAAGGCCCTCGGGGGCGGCGGGCCCAAGTACGTCGACCGCCATCACGCGCGCGGCAAGCTCACCGCGCGTGAGCGTGTCGAACTGCTGCTCGACCCGGACTCGCCGTTCCTCGAGCTGAGCCCGCTCGCGGCGTGGGGCACCGACTTCGCCGTGGGCGCCAGCGTCGTCACCGGCATCGGCGCGGTCGAGGGCGTGGAATGCCTCATCGTCGCCAACGACCCCACCGTCAAGGGCGGCACCAGCAATCCCTGGACGCTCAAGAAGATCCTGCGCGCCAACCAGATCGCGCTGCAGAACCGGCTTCCGGTGATCTCGCTGGTGGAATCCGGCGGCGCCGATCTGCCGACGCAGAAAGAGATCTTCATCCCGGGCGGGCAGATGTTCCGCGACCTCACCCGGTTGTCGGCCGCGGGGATCCCGACCATCGCGCTGGTGTTCGGCAACTCGACGGCGGGCGGGGCGTACGTGCCCGGCATGTCCGATCACGTCGTGATGATCAGAGAACGCTCCAAGGTGTTCCTCGCCGGGCCGCCGCTTGTCAAGATGGCCACGGGTGAGGAGTCCGACGACGAGTCGCTGGGCGGCGCCGAGATGCACGCCCGCACCTCGGGTCTGGCCGACTACTTCGCGCTCGACGAACCCGACGCCATCCGCATCGGGCGGCGCATCGTGGCGCGGCTGAACTGGCGCAAGCAGGGCCCCGCCCCGGCCGAAGTGGTCGAACCGCGTTACAACGCAGAGGAACTCATCGGCATCGTGCCCGCCGACCTGCGCGTGCCGTTCGATCCGCGCGATGTCATCGCCCGTATCGTCGACGACTCAGATTTCGACGAGTTCAAACCGCTCTACGGTTCGTCGCTGGTCACCGGGTGGGCCCGGCTGTGGGGTTATCCCGTGGGCATCCTGGCCAACGCGCGCGGTGTGCTGTTCAGCGAGGAGTCGCAGAAGGCCACACAGTTCATCCAGCTGGCCAACCGCGCCGACACCCCACTGTTGTTCCTGCACAACACCACCGGCTACATGGTGGGCAAGCAGTACGAAGAGGGCGGCATGGTCAAGCACGGCTCGATGATGATCAATGCGGTGTCCAACTCGACCGTGCCGCACATCAGCCTGCTGATCGGCGCATCCTACGGCGCGGGGCACTACGGCATGTGCGGGCGCGCCTATGATCCGCGGTTCCTGTTCGCGTGGCCCAGCGCCAAGTCCGCGGTGATGGGTGGCACGCAACTCGCGGGGGTGCTGTCGATCGTGAGCCGCGCAGCGGCGGAGGCCCGCGGGCAGACGGTCGACGAGGATGCCGACGCGGCACTGCGCGCGGCCGTCGAGGCCCAGATCGAGGCCGAGTCGCTGCCGATGTTCCTGTCCGGGCGGTTGTACGACGACGGCGTGATCGATCCGCGCGACACCCGCACGGTGCTCGGAATGTGCCTGTCCGCGATCGCGAACGCACCCGTGGAGGGGACGTCGAACTTCGGCGTCTTCCGGATGTGA
- a CDS encoding MogA/MoaB family molybdenum cofactor biosynthesis protein: MTVAAPLSPSTYTVADMEQPGELVGRALVIVVDDRTAHGEEDHSGPLVTELLGEAGFVVDGVVVVASDEVEIRNALNTAVIGGVDLVVSVGGTGVTPRDVTPEATRELLDRELLGISEALRASGLAAGIVDAGLSRGLAGISGSTLVVNIAGSRAAVRDGMATLGPLAVQIIGQLSSLEI; this comes from the coding sequence CTGACAGTGGCCGCACCGCTGTCGCCGAGCACATATACGGTTGCAGACATGGAACAGCCAGGGGAGTTGGTCGGCCGGGCCCTCGTGATCGTCGTCGACGATCGCACGGCTCACGGCGAAGAGGACCACAGCGGCCCGTTGGTCACCGAACTGCTGGGTGAGGCCGGGTTCGTGGTCGACGGCGTTGTGGTCGTGGCATCCGACGAGGTCGAGATCCGCAACGCGTTGAACACCGCGGTGATCGGCGGCGTCGATCTGGTGGTGTCGGTGGGCGGTACCGGGGTCACACCTCGCGACGTCACGCCCGAGGCGACCCGAGAGTTGCTGGATCGTGAGCTCCTCGGGATCTCGGAGGCACTGCGCGCGTCGGGTCTCGCGGCGGGCATCGTCGATGCCGGACTGTCGCGTGGACTGGCCGGAATCTCGGGCAGCACCCTGGTGGTGAACATTGCCGGATCGCGCGCAGCAGTGCGCGACGGTATGGCCACGCTGGGTCCGCTGGCCGTGCAGATCATCGGACAGCTATCAAGCTTGGAGATCTAA
- the rpmF gene encoding 50S ribosomal protein L32, which translates to MAVPKRRMSRANTRSRRAQWKAEAPGLVTVSVAGQQRKVPRRLLKAARLGLVDLDKR; encoded by the coding sequence ATGGCTGTGCCCAAGCGCAGAATGTCGCGCGCGAACACCCGTAGCCGGCGCGCGCAGTGGAAGGCCGAGGCCCCCGGTCTGGTGACCGTGAGCGTCGCCGGCCAGCAGCGCAAGGTCCCGCGCCGCCTGCTCAAGGCCGCGCGTCTGGGTCTGGTCGACCTCGACAAGCGCTGA
- a CDS encoding HAMP domain-containing sensor histidine kinase — protein sequence MAFPPNSWRPTGPLPTSSLSLRWRVMMLAMSMVALVVVLMAVAVYAVVSRALYDDLDNQLHSRARLLIESGSLAADPGKAIEGTAYSDVNAMLVIPGRSIYTANQQGQTLPLGEPEKDVISGELLMSLRTANHQRVLAVHLANGSSLLISKSLAPTVQVLRRLGTVLLIVGGIGVAVAAIAGGAVARAGLRPVGRLTEAAERVARTDDLRPIPVVGSDELARLTEAFNMMLRALAESRERQARLVSDAGHELRTPLTSLRTNVELLMAAQEPGAPPLPEDEMAGLRADVIAQIEELSTLVGDLVDLTREDAGGITPEPVDMADVIDRSLERVRRRRNDIEFDVDVIGWQVFGDAQGLGRAVLNLLDNAAKWSPPGGRVGVRLHQVDHMHAEIVVSDQGPGIPPEERRLVFERFYRSDAARAMPGSGLGLAIVQQVVLKHGGALRIDETVPGGNPPGASVHMLLPGQRIPDPGATRSAEGFVDDRGGHTVATE from the coding sequence ATGGCCTTTCCTCCGAACTCCTGGCGGCCCACGGGCCCGCTCCCCACCAGCTCACTGTCCTTGCGCTGGCGCGTGATGATGCTCGCGATGTCGATGGTGGCGCTCGTGGTGGTGCTGATGGCCGTCGCGGTGTACGCCGTCGTCTCGCGCGCGCTCTACGACGACCTCGACAACCAGCTGCACAGCCGGGCCCGGCTGCTCATCGAGAGCGGGTCGCTGGCCGCCGATCCGGGCAAGGCCATCGAGGGCACCGCCTACTCGGACGTCAACGCGATGCTGGTGATCCCGGGCCGGTCGATCTACACCGCCAACCAGCAGGGTCAGACGCTGCCGCTGGGAGAACCGGAGAAAGACGTCATCTCCGGCGAACTGCTCATGTCACTGCGCACGGCCAATCATCAGCGGGTGCTCGCGGTGCATCTGGCCAACGGCAGTTCACTGCTGATCTCCAAGAGCCTCGCGCCGACCGTCCAAGTGCTCAGACGGCTCGGCACGGTGCTGCTGATCGTCGGCGGTATCGGCGTCGCCGTGGCCGCCATCGCCGGTGGGGCCGTCGCCAGAGCGGGGCTGCGTCCCGTCGGCAGACTCACCGAGGCCGCCGAACGGGTGGCCCGCACCGACGACCTACGACCCATCCCGGTGGTCGGCAGCGACGAGCTCGCGCGCCTCACCGAGGCGTTCAACATGATGTTGCGGGCGCTGGCCGAATCCCGCGAACGCCAGGCCCGGCTGGTCTCCGACGCGGGACACGAACTGCGCACGCCGCTGACCTCGCTGCGCACCAACGTCGAACTGCTGATGGCCGCGCAGGAACCCGGTGCACCGCCGCTGCCCGAGGACGAGATGGCCGGGCTGCGCGCCGACGTGATCGCCCAGATCGAGGAGTTGTCCACGCTCGTGGGCGATCTCGTGGACCTCACCCGCGAGGACGCGGGCGGCATCACGCCCGAGCCCGTCGACATGGCCGACGTCATCGACCGCAGCCTCGAACGGGTCCGCCGCCGCCGCAACGACATCGAGTTCGATGTCGACGTCATCGGCTGGCAGGTGTTCGGCGATGCACAGGGTCTGGGCCGCGCGGTGCTCAACCTGCTCGACAACGCCGCGAAGTGGAGTCCGCCGGGCGGACGCGTGGGCGTCCGGCTGCATCAGGTCGACCACATGCATGCCGAAATCGTCGTCTCCGACCAGGGACCCGGCATCCCGCCGGAGGAGCGGCGCCTGGTGTTCGAGCGGTTCTACCGCTCCGACGCGGCGCGTGCGATGCCCGGATCCGGTCTGGGCCTGGCGATCGTGCAGCAGGTGGTCCTGAAACACGGTGGCGCGCTTCGCATCGACGAGACGGTCCCCGGCGGCAACCCGCCGGGCGCCTCGGTCCACATGCTGCTGCCCGGCCAGCGGATCCCCGATCCGGGTGCGACACGCTCCGCCGAGGGGTTCGTCGACGACCGGGGCGGGCATACTGTCGCCACCGAATAG
- a CDS encoding MspA family porin, with translation MKAISRVLIAMISALAAAVAGLFVSAGTSHAGLDNELSLVDGQDRTLTVQQWDTFLNGVFPLDRNRLTREWFHSGRAKYIVAGPGADEFEGTLELGYQIGFPWSLGVGINFSYTTPNILIDDGDITGPPFGLESVITPNLFPGVSISADLGNGPGIQEVATFSVDVSGPAGGVAVSNAHGTVTGAAGGVLLRPFARLIASTGDSVTTYGEPWNMN, from the coding sequence ATGAAGGCAATCAGTCGGGTGCTGATCGCGATGATTTCCGCGTTGGCTGCGGCCGTCGCGGGGTTGTTCGTGAGCGCGGGCACCTCTCACGCGGGTCTCGACAATGAGCTCAGCCTTGTCGATGGTCAGGACCGCACCCTCACCGTGCAGCAGTGGGATACGTTCCTCAATGGTGTGTTCCCCCTGGACCGCAACCGTCTGACCCGTGAGTGGTTCCACTCCGGTCGCGCGAAGTACATCGTGGCCGGCCCCGGTGCCGATGAGTTCGAGGGCACGCTGGAACTCGGCTACCAGATCGGCTTCCCGTGGTCGCTGGGTGTGGGCATCAACTTCAGCTACACCACCCCGAACATCCTGATCGACGACGGTGACATCACCGGTCCGCCCTTCGGCCTCGAGTCGGTCATCACCCCGAACCTGTTCCCCGGTGTGTCGATCTCGGCCGACCTGGGCAACGGCCCCGGCATCCAGGAAGTCGCGACGTTCTCGGTCGACGTCTCGGGTCCCGCAGGCGGAGTAGCGGTCTCCAACGCGCACGGCACCGTCACCGGTGCGGCCGGCGGTGTGCTGCTGCGTCCGTTCGCCCGCCTGATCGCCTCGACCGGTGACTCGGTCACCACCTACGGCGAACCCTGGAACATGAACTGA
- a CDS encoding acyclic terpene utilization AtuA family protein, with protein sequence MAAMREMLTGGELDYLTGDYLAELTMLILARDRAKDPGRGYARTFLRQLEESLGLALDKGVKIVANAGGLNPAGLAEAVRALAGRLGLSVAVAHVEGDDLLPRAAELGFSESGDPLAANAYLGAWGIVDCLNAGADVVVTGRVTDASVTVGPAAAHFGWARTDYDALAGAVAAGHVIECGAQATGGNYAFFTEIEDLLHPGFPIAEIAADGSSVITKHPGTGGRVDVGTVTAQLLYEIGGARYANPDVTLRVDSLRLDPDGPDRVRISGVVGEPPPPTYKVSLNRIGGFRNATTFVLTGLDIEAKAQLVRNQLECALKTEPAELEWTLARTDHPDAGTEEAASALLHCVVRDPDPNTVGRQFSSAAVELALASYPGFTATAPPGDAQIYGIFTPGYVAAAEVAHVAVHADGTRVAIPPTSETRELGPVPEPAVAPPDPGPTVRAPLGLIAGARSGDKGGSANVGVWVRSDASYRWLVHTLTVDVLRDLLPEAAELPVTRHVLPNLRALNFVIDDILGKGVACQARFDPQAKGLGEWLRSRHLDIPKDLLP encoded by the coding sequence ATGGCCGCCATGCGGGAGATGCTGACCGGGGGCGAGCTCGATTACCTCACCGGCGACTACCTCGCCGAGCTCACGATGCTGATCCTCGCGCGCGACCGCGCCAAGGATCCCGGGCGCGGCTACGCCAGGACGTTCCTGCGCCAACTCGAGGAGTCCCTCGGGCTCGCGCTGGACAAGGGCGTGAAGATCGTAGCCAACGCGGGCGGGCTCAACCCCGCGGGCCTGGCCGAGGCGGTGCGGGCGCTGGCCGGACGGCTCGGGTTGAGCGTCGCCGTCGCCCACGTCGAGGGCGACGACCTGCTTCCCCGCGCCGCCGAACTCGGCTTCTCCGAGTCCGGCGACCCGCTGGCCGCCAACGCCTATCTGGGCGCCTGGGGCATCGTCGACTGTCTGAACGCCGGCGCCGACGTCGTTGTCACGGGCCGCGTCACCGACGCCTCGGTCACCGTCGGACCCGCGGCCGCGCACTTCGGCTGGGCCCGCACCGATTACGACGCGCTCGCCGGTGCGGTGGCCGCCGGGCACGTCATCGAATGCGGGGCCCAGGCCACCGGCGGCAACTACGCGTTCTTCACCGAGATCGAGGATCTGCTGCATCCCGGCTTCCCGATCGCCGAGATCGCCGCCGACGGGTCCTCGGTGATCACCAAGCATCCCGGCACCGGCGGCCGTGTCGACGTCGGCACCGTGACCGCGCAATTGCTCTACGAGATCGGCGGCGCACGCTACGCGAACCCCGACGTCACGCTCCGTGTCGACTCGCTGCGACTCGACCCCGACGGGCCCGACCGGGTGCGCATCTCGGGCGTCGTCGGCGAGCCCCCGCCGCCGACGTACAAGGTGTCGCTCAACCGCATCGGCGGGTTCCGCAACGCGACGACGTTTGTGCTCACCGGCCTGGACATCGAGGCCAAGGCTCAGCTGGTGCGCAACCAGTTGGAGTGCGCGCTCAAGACCGAACCCGCGGAACTGGAATGGACGCTGGCGCGCACCGACCATCCCGACGCCGGCACCGAGGAGGCGGCCAGCGCACTGCTGCACTGCGTGGTGCGCGATCCTGACCCGAACACCGTCGGGCGCCAGTTCTCCTCGGCGGCCGTCGAACTCGCGTTGGCCAGCTATCCCGGCTTCACCGCCACCGCCCCGCCCGGTGACGCCCAGATCTACGGGATCTTCACGCCCGGTTACGTGGCCGCCGCCGAGGTCGCGCATGTCGCGGTGCACGCCGACGGCACCCGCGTCGCGATCCCGCCGACGTCCGAGACGCGGGAACTGGGACCGGTTCCCGAACCCGCTGTCGCGCCGCCCGACCCGGGCCCGACAGTGCGCGCGCCGCTGGGCCTGATCGCCGGGGCCCGCAGCGGCGACAAGGGCGGATCGGCCAACGTCGGGGTGTGGGTGCGCAGCGACGCGTCGTATCGGTGGCTGGTGCACACACTGACCGTCGACGTGCTGCGCGACCTGCTGCCCGAGGCCGCCGAATTGCCCGTCACACGACACGTGCTGCCCAATCTGCGGGCGCTGAACTTCGTCATCGACGACATTCTGGGGAAGGGCGTGGCCTGTCAGGCACGTTTCGACCCACAGGCGAAAGGCCTCGGTGAATGGCTGCGCAGCCGTCACCTCGACATCCCGAAGGATCTGTTGCCATGA
- a CDS encoding acyl-CoA dehydrogenase family protein, with the protein MSIWTTAEREALRKTVRAFAEREVLPHAHEWERAGEIPRELHRKAAELGLLGAGFPEDAGGSGGDGADPVVICEEMHYAGSPGGVYASLFTCGIAVPHMIASGDQRLIDTYVRPTLRGEKIGALAITEPGGGSDVGHLRTRADLDGDHYVINGAKTYITSGVRADYVVTAARTGGPGAGGVSLIVVDKGTPGFEVTRKLDKMGWRSSDTAELSYTDVRVPVANLVGSENTGFAQIAAAFVAERVGLATQAYAGAQRCLDLTVEWCRNRDTFGRPLISRQAVQNTLAGMARRIDVARVYTRHVVERQLAGETNLIAEVCFAKNTAVEAGEWVANQAVQLFGGMGYMAESEVERQYRDMRILGIGGGTTEILTSLAAKTLGFQS; encoded by the coding sequence ATGAGCATCTGGACCACCGCAGAACGCGAGGCACTGCGAAAAACCGTGCGCGCCTTCGCCGAACGCGAGGTGCTTCCGCACGCCCACGAATGGGAACGCGCCGGGGAGATCCCCCGCGAACTGCACCGCAAGGCCGCGGAACTGGGTCTGCTGGGCGCGGGCTTCCCCGAGGATGCGGGCGGCAGCGGCGGGGACGGCGCCGATCCGGTGGTCATCTGCGAGGAGATGCACTACGCGGGCTCACCCGGCGGGGTGTACGCATCGCTGTTCACGTGCGGTATCGCTGTCCCCCACATGATCGCCTCGGGCGACCAGCGGCTCATCGACACCTATGTGCGGCCGACACTGCGCGGCGAGAAGATCGGCGCGCTGGCCATCACCGAACCCGGCGGCGGATCCGACGTCGGGCATCTGCGCACCCGCGCCGATCTGGACGGCGACCACTACGTCATCAACGGCGCCAAGACCTACATCACCTCGGGTGTGCGCGCCGACTACGTCGTGACCGCCGCACGCACAGGCGGCCCGGGCGCGGGCGGCGTCTCGCTGATCGTGGTGGACAAGGGCACACCGGGATTCGAGGTGACCCGCAAGCTCGACAAGATGGGTTGGCGCTCAAGCGATACCGCCGAGCTGTCCTACACCGATGTGCGGGTGCCCGTGGCGAACCTGGTGGGCAGCGAGAACACGGGGTTCGCGCAGATCGCGGCCGCGTTCGTGGCCGAACGGGTGGGCCTGGCCACGCAGGCCTACGCGGGCGCGCAGCGCTGCCTGGACCTCACCGTCGAGTGGTGCCGCAACCGGGACACGTTCGGGCGTCCACTGATCTCACGGCAGGCGGTGCAGAACACACTCGCGGGCATGGCCCGGCGCATCGACGTCGCGCGGGTGTACACGCGGCACGTGGTGGAACGACAACTCGCGGGCGAGACGAATCTGATCGCCGAGGTGTGCTTCGCCAAGAACACCGCCGTGGAGGCCGGCGAGTGGGTGGCCAACCAGGCCGTCCAATTGTTCGGCGGCATGGGCTACATGGCCGAGTCCGAGGTCGAGCGCCAGTACCGCGACATGCGCATCCTCGGCATCGGCGGCGGCACCACCGAGATCTTGACCAGCCTGGCCGCCAAGACGCTGGGGTTCCAGTCATGA
- a CDS encoding S1C family serine protease, with translation MTNHPRYSQQPDPRTGATPGYPGGRPDPYQQTSQYDWRYAQQVQQAPQSPQTHQTQPGFRPAYDPYRAPSTAQPVAIPAKKRSRAGLAAGALAVAVVSAGIGGGVATLVHNESPQLGSPAIGAAPTVPAAALPAGSVEQVAAKVVPSVVKLETDLGRASEEGSGIILTADGLILTNNHVVAAAKGDGPGPAAQTKVTFADGTTRPFTVVGTDPSSDIAVVRAQDVSGLTPITLGSSANLRVGQDVVAIGSPLGLEGTVTTGIVSALNRPVAAGGDTRNQNTVLDAIQTDAAINPGNSGGALVNMNGELVGINSAIATMGGDSPNAQSGSIGLGFAIPVDQAKRIADELIQNGVASHASLGVQVANDRSSDGAKIVEVNDGGAAAAAGLPSGVVVTKVDDRVIGSADALVAAVRSKAPGEKVTLTYLDQAGKPQTVDVTLGKAEQ, from the coding sequence ATGACCAACCACCCGAGGTACTCACAGCAGCCGGACCCCCGCACCGGCGCCACGCCCGGTTACCCGGGTGGGCGCCCCGACCCGTATCAGCAGACGTCCCAGTACGACTGGCGTTACGCCCAGCAGGTCCAGCAGGCGCCCCAGTCGCCTCAGACGCATCAGACCCAGCCGGGCTTCCGCCCGGCGTATGACCCCTATCGCGCGCCCAGCACCGCGCAGCCCGTCGCGATCCCCGCGAAGAAGCGCTCCAGGGCCGGGCTGGCCGCGGGCGCCCTTGCGGTGGCGGTGGTTTCGGCGGGCATCGGCGGCGGCGTCGCGACGCTCGTGCACAACGAGAGCCCGCAGTTGGGCTCCCCGGCCATCGGTGCGGCACCGACCGTGCCCGCGGCCGCGCTGCCCGCAGGCAGCGTCGAGCAGGTCGCGGCCAAGGTGGTGCCGAGTGTGGTCAAGCTCGAGACGGATCTGGGCCGCGCGTCGGAAGAGGGCTCGGGCATCATCCTGACCGCCGACGGGCTCATCCTCACCAACAACCACGTCGTCGCGGCCGCGAAGGGCGACGGTCCGGGACCGGCCGCCCAGACCAAGGTGACCTTCGCGGACGGCACCACACGGCCGTTCACGGTCGTCGGCACCGACCCCAGCAGCGACATCGCCGTGGTGCGGGCGCAGGACGTGTCCGGACTGACCCCGATCACGCTGGGCTCGTCGGCGAACCTGCGCGTCGGCCAGGACGTCGTCGCCATCGGGTCCCCGCTTGGCCTCGAGGGCACCGTCACCACCGGCATCGTCAGCGCGCTCAACCGGCCCGTGGCCGCAGGCGGTGACACCCGTAACCAGAACACCGTGCTCGACGCCATCCAGACCGACGCCGCGATCAACCCGGGCAACTCCGGTGGCGCACTGGTCAACATGAACGGCGAACTGGTCGGCATCAACTCGGCGATCGCGACCATGGGCGGCGATTCGCCCAACGCCCAGAGCGGGTCGATCGGCCTCGGCTTCGCGATTCCGGTGGACCAGGCCAAGCGCATCGCCGACGAACTGATCCAGAACGGTGTCGCCTCGCACGCGTCGCTGGGTGTGCAGGTGGCCAACGACAGGAGCAGTGACGGCGCGAAGATCGTCGAGGTCAACGACGGCGGTGCCGCCGCGGCGGCCGGCCTGCCCAGCGGTGTCGTGGTCACCAAGGTCGACGACCGCGTGATCGGCAGCGCCGACGCGCTCGTGGCGGCCGTGCGGTCCAAGGCTCCCGGTGAGAAGGTCACGCTGACCTACCTCGACCAGGCAGGCAAGCCGCAGACCGTGGACGTCACGCTGGGGAAGGCCGAGCAGTGA
- a CDS encoding response regulator transcription factor, whose translation MRILVVDDDRAVRESLRRSLSFNGYSVELAQDGVEALDAITNNRPDALILDVMMPRLDGLEVCRQLRSTGDDLPILVLTARDSVSERVAGLDAGADDYLPKPFALEELLARMRALLRRTVSDDSGDSQKMTFSDLTLDPVTREVTRGGRQISLTRTEFSLLEMLIANPRRVLTRSRILEEVWGFDFPTSGNALEVYIGYLRRKTEAEGEPRLIHTVRGVGYVLRETPP comes from the coding sequence GTGCGCATACTTGTCGTTGACGACGATCGCGCTGTGCGCGAATCCCTGCGCCGGTCGCTTTCCTTCAATGGTTATTCGGTCGAACTCGCCCAGGACGGGGTCGAGGCTCTCGACGCGATCACCAACAACCGGCCGGACGCCCTGATCCTCGACGTCATGATGCCCAGGCTCGACGGCCTCGAGGTCTGCAGGCAGCTTCGCAGCACGGGCGACGACCTGCCGATCCTGGTGCTCACCGCGCGCGACTCGGTGTCCGAGCGCGTCGCCGGCCTGGACGCGGGCGCCGATGACTACCTGCCCAAGCCGTTCGCACTCGAGGAACTGCTGGCGCGGATGCGCGCCCTGCTGCGCCGCACGGTCTCCGACGACAGTGGCGACTCGCAGAAGATGACGTTCTCCGATCTGACGCTCGACCCGGTGACCCGCGAGGTCACGCGCGGCGGACGGCAGATCAGCCTGACGCGCACCGAGTTCTCGCTGCTGGAGATGCTCATCGCCAACCCGCGGCGTGTGCTGACCCGCAGCCGCATCCTGGAAGAGGTGTGGGGATTCGATTTCCCGACCTCGGGCAACGCCCTTGAGGTCTACATCGGATATCTGCGCCGCAAGACCGAGGCAGAAGGCGAGCCGCGGCTGATCCACACCGTGCGTGGCGTCGGCTACGTGCTGCGGGAAACGCCTCCGTAG